The DNA sequence GATCGACAAAGAATTTTATCTTCTCTTCAACGTGTTTGATGAGAACCTCAGCTGGTATTTGAATGCCAACATAAAGTACTACTTGAGGATGGAAGAGACATCTGTGAAAAAGGATGATGGTTTTGAGGAATCCAACAGGATGCATGGTATGGCTGGATGCTGCTCTATGACAGCAGGGATGAACCTGCCAAGCACGGGCTGATGTTCACCTAAAGGCTGAGCTGGGGGCTGGAAGGGCTGTGTGGTGTTAGCCTGGAATCAAACCAGGCTGGAGGCACCAGGTGAGACATGGACAAGCAGCACAGCTGTCTGGAGAAGTGTGCTCTCAGTGTATCTAGGGGTGAATCACAAACAAGTTACCTTTCTTCTGTCTGGCAGGCCTGTCCTACAAGGTGTATGCTCAAAATCTCCTGGCTGACACCTGCCTGCAGAGTTAAttgctttctcctttccagCCATCAATGGACTTATGTTTGGTAACTTGCCTGGACTGGACGTGTGTGAAGGAGACAAAGTGTCCTGGCACCTCCTGGGCTTGGGCAGCGAAGCAGATGTACACAGAGCTGTGTTTCAGGGAAACACCATGCAGATGAACGGGATGCGGAGGGATTCAGCCAGTCTGTTCCCCCACACGTTTGCCACTGCTTTCATGCAGCCTGATAACAGTGGTGAGTGCCTACACAGCTGACCGGGCTGTCGGAAGAGTCTCCCATTGTGGTATTTGCTCCTGTGGTAGATTCTCTAGCGTGGTATGATCTTTTACAGGGTGAGCTGTGCTACAGGTGCTTGTTGTGTAAGAAAGCTTCCTGAGATGATTTATGTGTAGGACTTTATTGTGCCATTCCTGCTTGATTTCTCCAATGACTTCTTTTAACCTTGGCCTGTGGCAACCAAGCTCCCTAAGCACCGCAGAGATACACCAAGCACATACTGACATCGGTCTCCTGGAATCTTCAAAAGCAACTGATTTCCTTGTTCATCCTGCCTCCCTCAGGGACTTTTGAGATCTACTGCCAGACGAGCAATCACTACCAGTCTGGGATGAGGCAACAGTACAACGTTTCCAAGTGTGGAAGGACGGGCAGTGCCTCTGCCCATCGCTACAGGGGAGTGCGGATGTTCTACATCGCGGCGGAGGAGGTGCTGTGGGACTACGCACCCGACCgcagctgggagagggagcGGCACAACCACTCTGCAGAGAGGTAGAGCCCACCTTCTGGGGAAGCCTGtggcagtgtcccagcagaCCCTGGTGGAGCCTGTTGGGTGTCTTGGCCGCCCTGTGACCTGGTGCATatgctggtggtgctgctggtgggagcGCAGCCCTCCGCGTCATTCTGCTCTCCTTTGCAGCCCAAGCTGGCTTGGGAAGCCCCTTCAGCTTGTGAACCCCCTGACACAAGTTAGTTGTTTGTTCCCCATGAGGTTTTGGTTTATCTCAGCACTCGTTCTGCATTTCTCAGCTATGCTGACGTGTTTCTGAGCAATGAGGATGGACTGCTCGGCTCCAGGTACAAGAAAGCAGTTTACAGGGAGTACACGGATGGCACTTTCCAAACCCCCAAGGCCAGGATAAGTGGTGACGAGCACCTAGGGATACTGGGTAAGGATGTGTGCATTGGGTTCACCTTCCTCTCACACAGAAATGGCACTGGGGTTCTAAAGCTGCAGTAGCTCACAGGATATTTAATCTGCTGGCTCACTGGATATTTAGGCATCTGCTGTGTCAGTGCAGAGAAATTGGGACTGTCTTCTACTCACATCTGCCACCTTGGAGACAGCAGTTAGAAGAGTCCTGTCTTTTCCACTTGCCTTTGCACTTGCCTGGGCTTTTCCACTTGCCTTTGCACCAGTGTTCTGTCATGGCTTGGGCAAAGCATGTTTCACAGCTGCATTTCTCTGACTATGGGACAGAAACAACCACTGATTTCTGGAGAAGGGTCTGAGAAGTAGAGGGGAAAATCTGTAGCTGTGAGAAATGCTACTGGGGCAAGAGCAGGCAGccttggggacatggaggaGCATTTTGAACTGATTAGTGGAGGTCTCTGGAGGCAGAACTCTGTGTTATGAACCCAAGGCTGTAAGTGGTGTcagggcagccaggctgagacAGCATCTGCTGCTCAAAATAGGCTGTAGCTCTGATTTGTGACACTGTCAGGCTCAGTTGAATATTACCACATTTTTTGAAACCAATAGCAAGGGATGATCAACATGTGATATTTAGCATAGCAGTATTCAGAAATCAAGCCTTAGCTATGCTGGGCCCAGTTAAGATGTGTAACCACCTTCATTGTCCTCATTGTGAAAAAAGTAGTTTCCTAAGACTTGGATTAGGACTGACATCCAATTCTCTTTTTGGGAGGTagagaagaggaaggggaaCATCATAAATATTATAAGGTAATATTTCTGGGGAGAAGATGTTGAGAGAAGGGTGGGAATATGCCAGGAGATGTGCTGATGGATTTTGCTGGTCTCAGAGTACACTCTTCCTGTCTCAAGGCCCTTTTCTGTGGGCGGAAGTGGGTGATATTCTCAACATCGTGTTCAAGAACAACGCCTCGCGACCCTACTCCGTCCATGCACACggggtgctggagcagcaggctggacaGCCCCAGGTGGCAAACCCTGGTAGGTCCCTGTCTCTAGCTGCATTCCTGTGTGGGCTCACTCACACAGCTGATTTTATCCCAGAGCCAGACTGGTTTCCTTAAGCAGCCTCAGATGCCCTGGTTTTGCTACAGTAGAGTGCTGGAACTGGACAGTAACTGGTCTTTCAGGTCCAGCACAGTTTCAGTGATACCATTTGTGTGGGGATGGCAGCTATCTGGGACATGTGTAGGACATTCTTCTGTGTGCAGCCTTCTCCCCCCCCACATTGAGTGTGGTCTCtttgtgggaaggggaaggtgaGGGCAGGTGACAGCTCAGCCAGTCCTGGGATGGGAGAGTCTCTTCTTTGGGATGCATGAGCACAAAAGTATGAAAATAGTGTGAAATGGGAGAAATGCACAATTGCTTGCAGGGATCTGACTGAAATTGCAATTTTTGTCTCATGATCGAGATACTAGTGTATTTAATTTTTGGTCCCCTCACCCAGACTGTCCAAGCCACAGTCAGGCTGTCAGCCAGATCCTGTCTTTGTGAAATGGGCTACTAATATGAAAAAAGGGTGATTTTAAACCCCAATTTGAATCAGCATCATAAATCCacttcaaaaagaagaaagattatCTTAAGTTCCATCTGAATGAGCTTCCATGGTCAGGTCCAGTCTCAAAAGCAGCAGATAAATCTGCATTGTACTGGTACCAGACAGAGTTTACACCCTGTGACCCCTCCGTGTTGCACTGAGAGGGGAGCCTCCACCCTGCTTTGTGTTTGGGTAAGGCAGATGCAATATCTGGCAAATACAGAATTGAATTTGGGCTTTGGAgacaggattttctttttccatttggttttgttgctgcttAGTGAGTGAGTGTGCCACCTGGTGTATGGTGCTGTTCTGTCCCTCAGGTGACATTGTGACATACCGGTGGGAAGTTCCTGAGAGATCTGGTCCAGGGCCAAATGATTCAGCCTGTGTTCCTTGGATCTACTACTCTGCAGTGGACCCAGTAAAGGTAAAATTAAAGTTATAACCAGAAAAGCCTAATTAGACCAATTTTTTACTCCATTTAGAAAACAATGTGAGCTGGGTACAATTTAGAGATTGGCCCAGCCAAGAGGTGGGAGAATCACCTGGTAACATATCCAGCCTTCTCTGTGGAGAGGAAATCATCTGCATTTTCCTGATGTTTGTCcttattttttcctaacaaaCCTTTGTAAGACAATTCCACTGTCTCTCCTTGATACTAACCTCCCTCCAGTTATTTGTAGGCTTTTAGAACATCTCCCAGTTGGTCATGGTTTGTACTGGTGAGAGCCGTAGGGCTAATCTACAAAAGGCAGAAATTGTCCAAAATAAACCTCATGAATAAAGCAGGCAGATTTGACCATTGCTAGAAGTGTCATAGCACTAATTTCACAGGGCAACCACCTGGAGAATCCTGCAATAAACCATTGCATTCAACCCGGAAATAATGGCCTTTTTATCTCAAGTTGCAGATGTTTTTGCAGTCACCGAGTGGAAAATACTTTGATACCATCCATATTTATGACTTTTGGATTTGCATTTATAAGAGCACGTACAGTTCCTGTTCCTTCAGTGGCTGATGCTCTCCAACAAGAATACTTGTACAGCAGCACTGGTTAAGTGGGCTGATGGGGGAATGGAAAATGATTGCTGAAAGGCAAAGAACTGTGCATAAAAGAGGTCCTTGCCTCAGAGCTCTCCTTCCTTCTGATCAGGATATGTACAGTGGGCTGATCGGGCCCCTGAAGGTCTGCCAGAGAGGAGCCCTGCAGTCCAGTGGGACCAGGAAGGATGTAAAGAGGGAGTTTGCTCTGCTCTTCCTGGTTTTTGATGAAAATCAGTCCTGGTACTTGGAGGAGAATGTGGAACGTTTCAGTAAGGGAAATCACAAGGAGATCAACCTGCTGGATGAGAAATTTGTGGAAAGCAACAAAATGCACGGTAATGTTGGTGTGATACTGCAACCTCTCTAAGTAGGGAGCCTGACTTGTGGTGAAATGTCCTCATCCTTTCCCATTATCAATGGCACAGACAGAACTAAACTGTCTGTTCTCAATATTGCAGCACACCTACAGCCCAAATCTTTGATCTGCAGTGAGGGCTGATCGTTGTGGCTGTCCCTGTAAGGAGGAATAGCAACATCCAAGCCAGAGAGGTTAATCTTGGATGTGTCTGAGTGactcagaaaaggaaataaaatcaaacatgAAATTAACTTGTCAGACGAATTTAATTCTGTTTGTCTCAGGGACCATCAGAGTATGTTAGgcttcaaattaattttctaagcTGTGTGGCTGCAAGATGTGGCTCAGTTGTTTTAGCTGTTTTAGGTTACTTCTACCATAGAAGGatgaacacattttttttaaattagcatGTTGTTTATGTTAGTTTATCTCCATATTATATCTAAGATAACCTCAGCAAAACAGGTCCCTTGACAGTTGTGGAGATAAGAATACTGAGGAGTTGCATTTTGTACTGTCATTACTACTGGTTTTGTATGGGTGAGATAAAAGACTCTCCAAATACATGTCCATGAAGGTGTAATTGTTAACCCTGTATTACAGCTAGCAAAGCCACCATGCTGAAGTTGGATACATGTTTTAGGCTACACAAcgtgcccagggcagagctgggagtaAAAACCTGGTGCTCTGCCCTCAGATCCTGCCTCTTCCCGTTTTATTCCCTCTGTTGTCATCTGAGCACAAAAGTCTCCATGTCTGTGCCGTAGCAGTCAGCTCACTCACTGTTTTGGTCCCTTTCCTGTATGTGCAGTCACAGCAGGATTCCTTCCATCTGGGCTACTTGAGAGGTAAAGCCTTGCCATGCAGGAATTTTACAAATGGTTGGAATGTGATGTGTGAGGCAGAGCAACCCAGAGCTGCCCACTGGCAGGATTTACCCCTTCTCAATGTTCATCAAGGAAATTGCTCAGACATTTATATGTGTGTAGGTATATACATGTTTGTCCATCATTGGGCTGGAAATGccatttttatgcattttgaCTTCTAGAAGCATCCACTTCTGCTGGCTGACTGCAGGTTTTCAGCAAAGGTAGTTCTTGAGATTTATTTGAGCTGAGCTACAGCGTGGCCTTGAGTGCAAGTCAGTTGtcctggctgtgagcagagTGGATAATTAGCTGAGCTGGGGGACACTAACTGCTGATACACTGGGTGCTGTATGAGCTTTGTAGCTTCTAATTTACTGCCTTTCTCTGTGGAGGTGCAGCACCCATACAGTTTTGCTGACAGCCTTTTCCCCTCTGTGTTATTCCCTGCACAGCAATCAATGGCAGGCTCTATGCCACCTTGCCTGGGCTGACCATGTACCAGGGAGAGAGGGTGAACTGGTATCTGCTGGGAATGGGTCACGAGGTTGATGTCCACACGGTCCATTTCCATGCTGAGACCTTCATATACAAGGTAAGAATATCTTCTGATGGCAAAGCAGATACTGACCACTGATATCAGCACTTTTACTTGACTCAGTgtttgaatgatttttaatcACTCTGCAGAAGCTTCACCCAGCTAGGAAAAGGATGTAGTTTCCACATCCCAGTCTGACTCCTTGAGCCTGTGTTGTGCTGAGATATCCAGCTTAATCCTTGTTAGGGTTAGGCATTACCAGATAATTTGCTTTCCaagctgctttttgaaagctttggggttttttgagcaTTAAAAAGGTGAAGTGGTCCCCAGCAACACTGGCAGACCTTTCTTCCTGAGAAGATGCATTGAGCACTGCAGCTAATGGCCTCCCTTTTCTGACAGAATGGCAAAAGCTACAGAGCAGATGTTGTGGATTTGTTCCCTGGGACCTTTGAAATGGTGGAGATGCTGGTTGGGAACCCGGGGACATGGCTGCTTCACTGTCATGTGTCTGACCATATCCATGCTGGGATGGAGATCCTCTTCACTGTCCTGCCTAGAGGAGGTAGGGAGCTGTCACTGTAAAACATCCAGCAGCACTTCCTGCTACTGCTGTGAAATTCTGAGTGTTTGTATCTCAACTCTCTCACATACTATAAAAAGCCAGTTAATGGAGCAGATAATTACTGAAGTGTTATTAAATTATGATGTTCC is a window from the Vidua macroura isolate BioBank_ID:100142 chromosome 14, ASM2450914v1, whole genome shotgun sequence genome containing:
- the HEPH gene encoding hephaestin isoform X4 produces the protein MLQRGGMCSLTRVLHVTGTLTGSSQRRWDVDVDFFLMFSVVDENLSWYLDENIASFCTDPGSVDKEDEEFQESNKMHAINGYVFGNLPELKMCAGDSVSWYLFGMGNEIDVHTAYFHGETLKIRGHRTDVASLFPATFVTADMIPRNPGRWLLSCQVNDHIQAGMGALYEVRPCSRQAAAPSLEGRVRKYFIAAKEVQWDYGPSALDRLSGKQLTDTGSPAEQYFKRSLYRIGGVYWKAKYVEYTDESFREEKQQSEEEKHLGILGPVIKAEVGDTILVTFFNKASWPFSIQPHGVSYGKASEGMWYHDGLSQSGVSVAPLHNFTYRWTVPRHVGPTSSDPPCLTWLYSSAANPVKDSSSGLVGPLLICKSGTLDDNNKQKGIDKEFYLLFNVFDENLSWYLNANIKYYLRMEETSVKKDDGFEESNRMHAINGLMFGNLPGLDVCEGDKVSWHLLGLGSEADVHRAVFQGNTMQMNGMRRDSASLFPHTFATAFMQPDNSGTFEIYCQTSNHYQSGMRQQYNVSKCGRTGSASAHRYRGVRMFYIAAEEVLWDYAPDRSWERERHNHSAESYADVFLSNEDGLLGSRYKKAVYREYTDGTFQTPKARISGDEHLGILGPFLWAEVGDILNIVFKNNASRPYSVHAHGVLEQQAGQPQVANPGDIVTYRWEVPERSGPGPNDSACVPWIYYSAVDPVKDMYSGLIGPLKVCQRGALQSSGTRKDVKREFALLFLVFDENQSWYLEENVERFSKGNHKEINLLDEKFVESNKMHAINGRLYATLPGLTMYQGERVNWYLLGMGHEVDVHTVHFHAETFIYKNGKSYRADVVDLFPGTFEMVEMLVGNPGTWLLHCHVSDHIHAGMEILFTVLPRGESELEDLTATPGLLLEGEDESQKVILFGSKVTQEQIEATVISLAVVGVLLLLAAGVFLGAVIHLERQRRLRRNRRSILDDGFKLVSQKNSGL